The sequence CTTGTAGTCTTCAGCGCTAACCGACGAGGCCCGACAACCCAACACCCACAAACTTTAACAAAGACTTTAACATGCAAAATGTGTGCCGAAGTCCCCCACCCTCCAACCCGCCTTCATCTGAACTAGCACAGACTCAGTGGTCCTCTGTGGGATGGACAAGATGGCCGCTGAGGCTCATCGTGTCTTGCATACTCGTCTGTCCAAGCTTGACTTTGTATTACGACGCTCGTGTTGACACTGAAACAAACGGTGGAACTCGCAAGTCTTTTTACAGACTAAATCTGTGCTAAACCAAAAGGTCTAGGAGATTAAAAACTCAGTTAAAACGCCGCCTTGTTTTGTGTCGTCATTATCCACATTTTGTCAAAGGACTTGACTGGTCAGTGTGTTAGCTGTTCGACAGAAACTTTGCCGCTGTTCATTTgaattgtaaaaatgtttaatattctctgattccagcttctcaaacaaatgtgacaacattttgttttgtgtgacattAAACTGGTTATCTTTGGGTAATTGAGGAGGTTTGAAAACAGCACTTTAGGCTCCAAGAACTTGCTCAGCTGTGCAGTGAGAAGTTTAGATGATCATATGAACCAAAATGGACACTGCTGCAATGGCTGCTGGgatccaaacacagcagctaaCGACACAACACTGGCAAATGCTTGGTCCTGTACAGTCATATTACaactttatttcattattttcaatataATCAAGTACATTGCAGccataaaaatgtttgtatttataaaactttttacaaataatatctaaaaatatattaagaacatttttattttgcctttttttttttgttccatctGAAGAACTCACATCACAGGAGTCATCTATAGTAGATTCTCAGCAAAAatagataaaagaaaaaaatatattaaatgacGCATGTTGAAATCACCCTAAAATATCCGCAACAGAAAGAGTTAACGTTGAGCGGCAGGAACAATAAGAAATTAAGAACAACAGAAGAAATATTTTGGGTTTGagttttgtaaatatacatatattaacAAATGCAGATGCAGATTCCACATCACCTGCATTCTTTCACGTGTACATTCGTTAATACTACAAATGCACATGCgcaataaaataagaaaatatattaaaatgtgcaaaattgATTAGTTCTGGTaaacaaatgtggaaaaagacGGCatcttaaaatgatttttaaaaaaaaatcatggtttCATGAACTTCAGTCcttccttttgtctctttttggtACTTTGTTGGATTTGTTGAGGATCTTCATGAGGTTTTTGGACATAAAATATGGCTTCTGTAGAGATCCATCGTTACGCTCCAAGTCCTCCACTGTGGAAGTGAAAGGCAAACAGAGCAAAGTTATGAGATAAATTAAAGGTTATGCAAGCTTTATTGGCTTTAGCCTCACTCAGCTTGAAATactgtttcaaaaaatattattcagtaTTCATGCAAACAGAGCTGTTGTGTGCTTGTATGGGGAAAGCTGTAgttatctgtctgtgttttactgtaaacatgtactcacagaagcagaggaagagtgTGTCGACACACATGTTGTACACGCTGAAGAATCCATGAGCTATAAGGTAGCTACCAAACACCACCGCCTGCAAAGGCAAAACACACGTGTAGAATAAACTTCAACTGGTCTGATGTGTCTGAATGACTagcatcacaaacaaacaaacaaagatctTACAATGATTGGCATCCAGTAGTAGTTGAGGGTCTCAGAGTGGAAGGTGCTGCCCGGCAGCAGGATTCgaccagagaagaaaaagaaggacagCACGCCTGGAAAAAGACTGAACCGTCAGCGTCTCGCTAACAAAAcctaacaaaaacacaaccaacTGGAGGATGTGAACCAAGTATGGACCTAATGTCAATAAAGTGTATTAATGAAAGCAGCTTGTGCAGAGGGAAGAATACCGGCTCTATTATTACCTCCTAAAAATATAGAAATCTCTGAGAAGCTTCTTAATTAAATATTGACTTCAAAATTATTTCAagatttttaataaatctgttTCACTGTAGAGGTTCGGGATCTCATAACTGAGTCGGTCTCCACGACATAATAAAGCTATGGTTGAAACATGTTAATATTTCCAGTATTTCCGCACAGGTCAATATTTTTATCCTGCTGATAGATTACCAGTGGATTAAATATACTCAATCTATGCATAATGCACAGATGCAAATGCACATGCATAATAATTCATTGTAATGAACCCACATGCAGTCAGCTAAAAGCTCTGGTCTGCTCTGAACCAACTCCTCAGAGGCAGTAAATATGGGACCGATTCACCCAGTGGGCAGAAAAATGCCTCCAAATGAACGCATATTTTGCAGTTATTTATACTAAATGTATAGTTAACCTTTTTCAAAACCTTAAACGCAGCCTTGGACACATTTTTCAGAGTCGTGTGTGTTCCTAACATGCTGGTGTCGTCCTTACCGATTCCTCCGACCACCAGGAGCTTCCCAAAGAACAGCAGCAGGTCTGTCACTTTATCGAGGACCACGACCctgagtggacacacacacacacacacacacagtcagaagAACGCGACACTGGTCACTGAGgctctcaaacacaaacacattcacattgcaGACAGGTCGAACAACATGTCCATCAGCAACACAGACCAAAGTTCCTTCTAGAATAAGAAAACGCGACTTGAGCACAAACCTTATTATGTTTCTCATGAGCAGCATGAAAGCATTTTTGGCTGAGACGCAGAAGTTTTTCCCATAAATGGCAATCTggcaaagaaacaaattaaataataaataataataaaataataaaaataataaaataaaatggcatACATTATACAAACAATACTGAACACACTAAATTAAACACTGTAACAAGTGTGTGAAGCAGGTAAATCTGCAGCATGATGCTGTGAAGGTTTTAGGCAACTCAATAGACTGCACAATAAGATGCTGGGCTCACCATGATGTAAGCGTTCCTGTTGAGGAACTTGATGAACTTCTCCAGACACCAGAAGCAGCACTTCAAGCAGCACAGTATGAAACGAGCACATGGATTCTGTGCCGCTGGGGGCGAGAAGCCAAAACATGTTTATGAGTAGCCTCTAACGCTGGTCCTTTTCTGCAGGCAAGTTTCCACATGAACGCAACCCTGCACATCTTTAGCGCTCATTTACCCACATGAGACAAAACTGGAGGCATTTTTCAGCCAATCCAGTGTGGTTTTAGAGGTTGACTTGCGTAGGAGAATTTTCAGCCATCAGTCAGTGAAATATATCCTGGAACTCATTGCATACATATAGACTAAAAGTTGCACCGAACTAAGTGCACTTACATCTTGTTTTGTGGTCAATGTACTCCAGAATGATCCTCACTATCTGCACCAGGGTCAGGATCAAAGCACCGAATGCCAGGGAGCCCACGTGGTACCTGAAATCAAAGCGCCTCACTGGTCAATTTTAACTGTCTGCAATGATTTAACACGAAGTGAAATCCCACAGCTTGCATCATTTTACAaatcaaattagaaaaaaataaaaagtctatCATTGTCAGCTGAGGACTGCGTCCCCAAATGGTTATGTGTAGGTCTACTGCGCCCTCTAGGAGCTAGAGAAGGAactgcagtcagtcagtatatactgtgattgtttttttctagggcggcacggtggtgcagtggttagcactgtcgccttatagcaagagggtcccaggttcgaatcctggtctgggcccttctatgtggagtttgcatgttctccctgtgcctgcgtgggttttctccgggttctccagcttcctcccacaataccaaaaacatgcacattaggttaattggctactctaaattgcccctaggtgtgagtgtgagagtgtgtggttgtttgtctttgtgtgttggccctgtgattgactggcgaccagtccagggtgtaccctgcctctcgcccgtagtcagctgggataggctccagcccccccgcgaccctgacggataagcggtatagaaaatggatggatggatggatgtttttttctaCCGTGGAGGGATCAAACAGTTTATCCAGACTACTTTTATGCTTTAGGTAAAAAAAAGTGGTACCTTGGTATGTAATCTGTGGGCATTCAGTATTTCCGACACTTTTGACAGGAATggacatatttatttttgcaggaaTTTGAACCGATGTGACAGCAGCTCATTGATTACCTGAGTGAGCGTATGAAGCTAGCCGTCAGCGGGAACATGGGGATATCATCTGGTTTGGTGAAGGCCCAGTAGTAGGAGGCAAAGGCCCCCGCCAGCGTACACTGGCCCAAGGCGATGACGAAGTTGACGCACCAGAGAAAAGCCACAAAGTTGTAGATCTGCAGGTTGAAGAGGTTCCTCTGGAAGAGACCCTCGTCGTTGTATTTGATGAAGATGCAGCTGGCTGAGGGGCAGCCTGGGTACTCCGATGAGGTGAAGTTCTGAGGAGGAGCAGACGGAAGAATGGATGAGTGGACGAGAACGACAGAATCAAAATAGATGAGCCTATGAGAGGGTCTGACACATCCTATCAGCGACTGGTGACAGGACAAACACTTTCATGTTACTAAATTACATTTGTGTCCTGGTGATTTGACAGCTCACAGCCAAATTCCTGTCTCCTGGCTAATGCActtaaaaaatgtgacaaaggtATCACTGTAAGTCAGTTTTCACCTGAGGGTCACAGGTCACAGAGCCATTGATATCCTTACAGCCCGCCTCAATGGAGTTGAGAGCCACCACTCTGTAGATCGGCTCCCCTGAGGTGGCCAAATATCTGCATTCATCTGTTCAGGACAAGAACTGATACCGTGGAAGTGAAGTAGAATTAAGTGGAGTGGAGTAAAACTGAGCACACAGTGGGTGAAATGTCGTGTACGGGGTTTTAAACAACCTGCGTAAAATAAAAGGATACAAAGCAGTGGCTCCCCAGTAAGCAACACACACCACCAGGAGAACGAAAGTGACCAGAGGGTACAGCAGAGAGGACATCATGTGACTGATAGCCCTGTgaaatgtgaacacacacacacacacacacacacacacacacacacacacacacacacatcatgagGTTATGCCATAAG comes from Scatophagus argus isolate fScaArg1 chromosome 17, fScaArg1.pri, whole genome shotgun sequence and encodes:
- the slc44a4 gene encoding choline transporter-like protein 4 → MGKRQETNPDSEYGEPAQFDPTFKGPIRKRGCTDIICCILFMAVILGYAVVGILAWLYGDPRHVLYPRNSTGWFCGTGPNKDRPNLFYFDILKCATSFNVMATALNGFQCPTKQVCVESCPTTFWAVPVQSYFKEPAEVFNQSLCVPSIDLTTTKLSVQDIVSQELCPFFHIPTTSVLGRCLPDIAALGEIPSYFSDVPGLPSTVNDTVNIIKNGTGDIVNGFNAREIGVRIFEDFASSWPWILIGLLIAMVVSMLFLLLLRFTAPVMVWVLIIGVLGAGAYGIWHCYWEYDNHKQASASITDIGFTTNFNVYLQVQETWLAFLIIISVVEAILLLTLIFLRTRILIAIAVIQESSKAISHMMSSLLYPLVTFVLLVVCVAYWGATALYLATSGEPIYRVVALNSIEAGCKDINGSVTCDPQNFTSSEYPGCPSASCIFIKYNDEGLFQRNLFNLQIYNFVAFLWCVNFVIALGQCTLAGAFASYYWAFTKPDDIPMFPLTASFIRSLRYHVGSLAFGALILTLVQIVRIILEYIDHKTRSAQNPCARFILCCLKCCFWCLEKFIKFLNRNAYIMIAIYGKNFCVSAKNAFMLLMRNIIRVVVLDKVTDLLLFFGKLLVVGGIGVLSFFFFSGRILLPGSTFHSETLNYYWMPIIAVVFGSYLIAHGFFSVYNMCVDTLFLCFLEDLERNDGSLQKPYFMSKNLMKILNKSNKVPKRDKRKD